The window GGCTTCGGCCGTCTGCTCGCGGGCCGCAGGCCCGCTCGCATGGTCCGAGGGACCTTCGGTCCCTCGCTACCCGGCAAAAATCCATGCGAATCGCCGGAGGCGATTCGCTGGATGACGAGAGTCGCCGGCGGCGACTCTCGAACCACTTCGATGAAAAAGACACGGCGGCCCTCCCTACGGTCGGCCCTTGGTCCCGCGCCTCGCTAACGCTCGGCGCGGAGAACCGCTCGCGCCCTTCGGGCGCTCGCGGATGCTAACGACTGGTTTCTCTCCAATTCAGCATCAAGAAGATAGTCCAATCCGCCTACGATTCCTCGGGGACGGCCATCACGGGTACCGGCGCGTTGCGAATCAGCTTCTCTGTCGTGCTCCCGATGAGATACTGGCCCAGCCCCGACCCGCCGCTGGACCCGGAGACGACGAGGTCGATGCCGTTGGCCTCGGCGTAGTCGAGCAGGCCCTTCTCGACCGACGAAGCCTGCTGGACGCTCGTCGTCACTGACCCCGAGAACGTCGATTCGATGCCCTCGGTGGCCGCATCGAGTATCGATTCGGCTTCGGTTTCGACGTCCTCCGTTGACCCGGGGAACCGACCACCGAGAAGCGATTCCTCGACGACGTGGACGAGGTGAAGCGAGGCCCCGTGGCGTCGCGCCGCGTCCGCGGCGGCGACCACCGCCGCATCCGAGGGGTCGCTGCCGTCGACGGCGACGAGGATGTCTTCGTAGGGATAGTGTGCCTCGGCATCGACGCCGGGCGGGAGCGCGAGGACGGGCATCGGCGCGCGTCGGAGGACCCGTTCGGTGACGCTGCCGACGAGGTGTTCGACGCCCTGCCGGCCGCGGGTCGGCATCACGATGGCGTCGATGTCGTACTCCTCGGCGTACTGGACGATGGTTTCGTCGGGGACGCCCTGCACCACGTCCGTCGTCACGTCGACGTCGTGCGTATCGGTGTTTCCGACCGTCTCCTCGACGATGGATTCACCCTCGCGGACGAACGCATCGACGACCTCGCCGTCGATACGCGTGTGGCTGATTTCGGAGGTGTCGGCGACGTGGAGGACGACGAGTTCGGCGTTCGCGTCGGCCGCCACCGCGAGCGCGTAGGCGACTCCGTCCTGTGCGGCGTCGCTGCCGTCCGTCGGAAAGAGGAGACGGTCGACCATACGTCAGCCAACGGCGATGGAACGTATAAAACCACGCGGGCTAGCCGACCAGATACGTCGGGAGGTACAGCAGGACACAGAGGATGCCCTCCGCCCGCCCGAACGTCTCCCGCCAGTAGGCCAGAAGGAGGACGGTTGCCGACGCCGCCAGCATGTAGGCCGTCCCGACGACGGCAACCCGTGGGTCGCTGATGGCGATAGTGCCGACGGCGGCGCCGATACCCAGCGAGAAGAGCGGGTCGGTGATGTTGCTCCCCAGCAGCGTCCCGACGGCGATGGATTCCTCGTCGTGGTAAATCGAGGAGGCGCCGATAGCGATTTCCGGAATCGTCGTTCCGAGGCCGGTGACGACGCCGAGGAGGTACCACGGCACGCCGAGTTCGACGGCGACGCCCCTCGCGCCCGTAATCAGGAGATGGCCGCCGACGATGACCATCGCGATGCCGACGACGAACTGGACCGTGAGACGCGGAACCGACCGGTCCGACTCGACCCGCGATTCGACCGACTGGCGATAGCCGTCGTGTTCGAACCGAAAGAGCAGGAAGAAGGCGTATAGCACGACCATGACCGCCCCGAGGAGTCGCGAGATGCGGCCGCCCCAGACGGCGACCAGCATAATGGCCATGGCGGCGACCATCGCAGTCCCGTACCGGTAGACCGTCCGGCGCTCGAAGGTAAGCGACGCCGTGAGTGCGAGAACGCCGATACCGAGCGTAATCTGTGACGTCGCCGAGCCGACGATGTGGGCGATGACGAAATCGCCGGTGTCGTAGACCGACCCGTAAATCGACGTCGCGATTTCCGGCAGGGAACTCCCGACGGCGACGATGGTGATGCCGATAAAGAGCGTCGAGACGCCGAGCGCGTGGGCGAACGCCGAGGCCGAGTCGACCGTCCGGTCGCTGCCGTAAACGAGCAACAGCAGTCCGCCGAACAGGCCCCCGAGTTCGTAGAGCATCAGCGACCGACCACCGGGGGCGGGCCGACCCGAGAACGTAGTTCTCGTCGGGAACCGTCGAGGCGTCGGGAGGGTCCGGATACGGGCACCGTACGGGGGAAACGAGCGGCGGGCGATTAGGGTTTGTCCTGTCGCCGGAGGCGAGGCTTACAGGAGCGGCGCGATGGACGGGAGGACCGACCCGCCGGCGAAGAGGATGGCGGAGGCGCCCAATCCGAGCGCCAACAGCAGGAAGATCGCGATCCACGAAAGCGGGACACCGTCGTTCGACTCCGTTGATGTTGCCATATCGAAGGGTTGGGAATTTTCCCCGATATGCCTTGCCCTCTCGACCGAGGCCCCATCCCAA of the Natronomonas halophila genome contains:
- a CDS encoding sodium:calcium antiporter — translated: MLYELGGLFGGLLLLVYGSDRTVDSASAFAHALGVSTLFIGITIVAVGSSLPEIATSIYGSVYDTGDFVIAHIVGSATSQITLGIGVLALTASLTFERRTVYRYGTAMVAAMAIMLVAVWGGRISRLLGAVMVVLYAFFLLFRFEHDGYRQSVESRVESDRSVPRLTVQFVVGIAMVIVGGHLLITGARGVAVELGVPWYLLGVVTGLGTTIPEIAIGASSIYHDEESIAVGTLLGSNITDPLFSLGIGAAVGTIAISDPRVAVVGTAYMLAASATVLLLAYWRETFGRAEGILCVLLYLPTYLVG
- a CDS encoding universal stress protein, yielding MVDRLLFPTDGSDAAQDGVAYALAVAADANAELVVLHVADTSEISHTRIDGEVVDAFVREGESIVEETVGNTDTHDVDVTTDVVQGVPDETIVQYAEEYDIDAIVMPTRGRQGVEHLVGSVTERVLRRAPMPVLALPPGVDAEAHYPYEDILVAVDGSDPSDAAVVAAADAARRHGASLHLVHVVEESLLGGRFPGSTEDVETEAESILDAATEGIESTFSGSVTTSVQQASSVEKGLLDYAEANGIDLVVSGSSGGSGLGQYLIGSTTEKLIRNAPVPVMAVPEES